A stretch of Anthonomus grandis grandis unplaced genomic scaffold, icAntGran1.3 ctg00000635.1, whole genome shotgun sequence DNA encodes these proteins:
- the LOC126749739 gene encoding keratinocyte proline-rich protein-like: MRAFALLLVVSVALAADPKAKNQKSTKRHVGYGSGLVNSYSFGSALNGGLGGSTLYGSAVSPAITSYGVVGAPNAIGYSAGNTLGYTAGHSYGLAAGSTFGAGLGYSAGTTYGSGLGYSAGPAVVSSSPAFVHHSAPAVVAVQHQPAQQVVHTRTVQVPVPVAHPVPVVKQVAVPYAVDRPVPVAVEKQVPVPVDRPVPYPVERTVPVTVEKQVNVPVPVDRPYPVHIEKQVPVPVDRPVPVHVPVAQPYPVHIEKKVPYPIEKPVVVTVERQVPVAVPYKVEVPVDKPYPVHIEKKVPYPVYVNKPYAVPVEKQVAVPYKVPVPVHVDRPFPVTVERKVPVVVEKPVPYAVEKKVPYAVHVDRPVPVTVEKQVPVAVDRPYPVTVEKQVQVPYPVEKVVTVERQVPVPVVAQPAVVSAYSAPAYGVSSYGLTGYSGLNSGLVSSGLSSGSGLASSGFSSGSGLSSSGFNSGSGLSSSGFSSGFGLASSVDSSLASLQAQVGQHGISSVNVDHDFADQVASIQSGSGANYGKSSYGFGSSGSAGSYGNSGSVGSYGKSGFGSGSFGGSSSSFGSSSSFQTQPATLVKSFELNGSGGFGFDSNTIRLGRKATAEQKQKQKKN, encoded by the exons ATGAGGGCTTTC GCGTTACTTCTCGTCGTTTCCGTGGCGTTGGCTGCCGACCCAAAGGCCAAGAACCAAAAATCCACCAAACGTCACGTTGGTTATGGATCTGGCTTGGTGAATTCTTACTCCTTCGGTAGCGCACTCAACGGAGGTCTTGGAGGTTCAACTTTGTACGGAAGCGCCGTATCACCAGCCATCACCTCCTATGGAGTAGTGGGAGCTCCAAACGCCATCGGATACTCTGCTGGTAACACCCTTGGATACACCGCTGGTCACTCATATGGATTGGCCGCTGGATCTACCTTTGGAGCTGGTCTTGGATACAGTGCCGGTACCACTTATGGCTCCGGTCTTGGTTACTCCGCTGGTCCCGCTGTAGTATCTTCCTCTCCCGCTTTTGTTCATCATTCTGCTCCAGCTGTAGTTGCTGTTCAACATCAACCGGCTCAGCAGGTCGTTCACACCAGAACTGTTCAAGTGCCAGTTCCAGTGGCCCATCCAGTTCCTGTAGTGAAACAAGTGGCTGTCCCTTACGCTGTTGACCGTCCAGTGCCAGTGGCTGTAGAGAAGCAAGTACCCGTCCCAGTGGACAGACCAGTACCTTACCCAGTAGAACGTACTGTTCCAGTAACTGTTGAGAAACAAGTGAACGTACCTGTCCCAGTTGACCGTCCCTACCCAGTCCATATTGAAAAGCAAGTCCCTGTGCCAGTAGACCGTCCAGTGCCAGTACACGTACCAGTAGCTCAACCCTACCCAGTCCATATCGAAAAGAAGGTCCCTTACCCAATTGAGAAGCCTGTGGTAGTTACCGTGGAACGTCAAGTGCCAGTAGCAGTACCATACAAAGTAGAAGTACCAGTTGACAAGCCATACCCCGTCCACATCGAGAAGAAAGTACCATACCCAGTGTACGTCAACAAACCCTACGCTGTCCCAGTTGAAAAACAAGTTGCCGTACCATACAAAGTCCCAGTACCGGTCCATGTAGACCGTCCCTTCCCCGTAACGGTCGAAAGGAAAGTCCCAGTAGTCGTAGAAAAGCCAGTACCATACGCCGTAGAGAAGAAAGTACCATACGCAGTACACGTAGACCGTCCAGTACCAGTAACTGTggaaaaacaagtcccagtagCCGTAGACCGTCCCTACCCAGTCACAGTCGAGAAGCAAGTCCAAGTACCATACCCCGTTGAGAAGGTTGTCACTGTAGAGCGTCAAGTACCAGTCCCAGTCGTTGCTCAACCAGCTGTTGTGTCAGCCTACAGCGCTCCAGCCTACGGAGTCTCCTCTTATGGTCTCACCGGATACTCCGGACTTAACTCTGGATTAGTCTCATCCGGACTCAGCTCTGGCTCTGGACTCGCCTCCTCCGGATTCAGTTCCGGTTCTGGACTCTCTTCCTCCGGATTCAACTCCGGCTCTGGACTCTCTTCTTCCGGATTCAGTTCCGGTTTTGGACTAGCATCATCAGTTGACAGTAGCCTGGCGAGTCTTCAGGCCCAAGTAGGACAACACGGCATCAGTTCGGTGAACGTCGACCACGACTTCGCTGATCAGGTGGCCTCCATCCAATCAGGTTCCGGTGCCAACTACGGTAAATCATCTTACGGATTCGGTAGCTCTGGATCTGCTGGCAGTTACGGTAACTCTGGCTCTGTCGGTAGCTACGGTAAATCTGGATTTGGATCGGGCAGCTTCGGTGGATCCAGCAGCAGTTTCGGATCCTCTTCCAGTTTCCAGACTCAGCCCGCCACTTTGGTGAAGTCGTTCGAGTTGAATGGCAGCGGAGGTTTCGGTTTTGATTCGAACACCATCAGGTTGGGCAGGAAGGCGACGGCGGAACAGAAGCAGAAGCAGAAGAAGAATTAA